DNA from Nematostella vectensis chromosome 5, jaNemVect1.1, whole genome shotgun sequence:
ctaaaaagataaaaaaacttccaccccctacttctcaatctccaccgcctactctgaaagttCATGAGAGCCCTAAATGTCCTAAAGCTTTTTTCACGTTGATAACAGAGAGGtttagagggaggggaggagagTTGGAGAAAAACTTTTGTGTAACAAAACCTCCCTAAAGACTTGAATTGACCATAGTACATGTAAGGGTGCACTGTGTAATGATTTCATCAACCTCACAAAAAACATGGGACAGATTCTTCTTACCAGTTGTAATGCTACCATCAGGACTGTTTTGAGGCTGAATTGGCGATTACACAGATCAAAAAGGTCTTCTAAGCTTGGACCAAGCAACTCCATCACCAGGGCATTGTACTTGCCGCAGGGACCAAAATAATGCACCTGAGGGATCCCCTCTGAAAGGCCAAACAACAGCAATAAACATACAAGGTATACCAGGCAATAAACATACAAGGTATACCAGGAAATAAGTATACCAGGCAGGGCTTTCattaactttcagagtaggtggtggagattgataagtaatgggtggaagttatttttttagttcaagacctttaaaaaaaaagtagccgGCACTCAGTGGAAAATAGCTTGCGCTTCCGCTAATGAAACCCTTGCCAGGGAATAAGCATACAAGCTATACCAGGGAATAAGCATACAAGCTATACCAGGGAATAAGCATAGAAGCTATACCAGGGAATAAGCATACAAGCTATACCAGGGAATAAGCATACAAGCTATACCAGGGAATAAGCATACACGCTATACCAGGGAATAAGCATACAAGCTATACCAGGTAAAAAGCATACAAGCTATACCAGGGAATAAGCATACAAGCTATACCAGGGAATAAGCATACAATCTATACCAGGGAATACGCATACAAGCTATACCAGGGAATAAGCATACAAGCTATACCAGGGAATAAGCATACAAGCTATACCAGGGAATAAGCATACAAGCTATACCAGGTAAAAAGCATACAAGCTATACCAGGGAATAAGCATACAAGCTATACCAGGGAATACGCATACAATCTATACCAGGGAATAGGCATACAAGCTATACCAGGGAATAAGCATACAAGCTATACCAGGGAATAAGCATACAAGCTATACCAGGGAGTGAGCATACAAGCTATACCAGGGAATAAGCATACAAGCTATACCAGGGAATAAGCTTACAAGCTATACCAGGGAATAAGCATACAAGCTATACCAGGAAATAAGCTTACAAGCTATACCAGGGAATAAGCATACAAGCTATACCAGGGAATAAGCATACAAGCCATACCAGGGATTAAGCATACAAGCCATACCAGGGATTAAGCATACAAGCTATACCAGGGATTAAGCATACAAGCTATACCAGGGATTAAGCATACAAGCCATACCAGGGATTAAGCATACAAGCTATACCAGGGATTAAGCATACAAGCTATACCAGGGATTAAGCATACAAGCTATACCAGGGATTAAGCATACAAGCTATACCAGGGAATAAGCATACAAGCCATACCAGGGATTAAGCATACAAGCCATACCAGGGATTAAGCATACAAGCTATACCAGGGATTAAGCATACAAGCTATACCAGGGATTAAGCATACAAGCTATACCAGGGATTAAGCATACATGCTATACCAGGGAATAAGCATACAAGCTATACtgtaaaatattatatatatatgcaatTTACTGGCATGATTGCCCCATCACCCGCAGTGTTAATCAGTGACATTGTAAGGTGACAATAAAAAATGGTGTCGAGTCCTTCCATCActatcagtaaaaaaaaacatcaagctttcaaaaaaaaatcaatcttTCAAAGGTGTGGAGATGCAGAATAGAATAAGCAATCTCAAGTTTGTGGACCTCCTACTGGCTTGGGGAAGTCAAAGTTTTTCATTGCATCTGGCATTTTGTTCAACAGGCACATAAAAGAAGAGTTGGACTAGGGTAGAAACTATTGGCAAATAAAAGGGCATATAGAAAATTCACCAATCCAAGTACAGCTCCCCAAGTATGGCTGATCATTTGTTGTTAAGCAGACAGACTATAAGTAATGACAAATGGGGCCTTCCCCCGCTGAATCATCCAGTTGGCTAGTTTGGTTCTTAGTGGTAGTTTGTCTACTATTTAATGCATGAAAGGCCAGAACGAGACACATAGACTACAAGATGATTTAGTAATATTGCAAAGTATCTACTATACTTTGAGATTTCGTCAAGACGATAAATGTTCAAAGAAATGAATGATACTCTAAACATGATAAATCGAATCTTAACAGTTgagaaaataaatttcaagATTCCTCCCAGAATACCAAATTAAATTTGCCCAAGTCTTTTATctggaaaaaaacaacaatgtaaaatataaaaaaaaagtaaatagcTATCGTTCAAAGGAAATTTGTAGTTTGTACTAAAAAGGTAAGTTGTTAAAGTCATATTGTTTCAATCAATGCTGCTCACTAAATGTGTTTGCAGTGGTAAGATTGATAGCCATGTGTAATGATTGAAAATTATGTGCTGGGACAAATCAATAATTTCCCAAGAGGGAATTAAACTTGTCTGTTAACTAGTTAAGCTAGCTTTATCTGTTTCTATTGAAATATTGCCTTTGTCAGGAGTCAGTCTATCTATTCTAGAATAGACGACATAGCAAGACTTTATTAGTTAACAATTAAAAGTAGTAAAATGACTAGCTGATTCATGTAGCATAATAACTGTTTTGGAATAACAATAGGTTTGAGACACAATCTCTTGATAGGGTAAAATAAAAGTTGACATATGTGAATAATAGCTAAAACTACTAGCACATAAAGTGTAGTTGATGGGCTTAAAGATTAGAAATTTCCCATCCAGGGAAAATTCAAAAACaacattaatttttttgtgtgtgaagCAATATTTACAGGATAGATAGGATGAATAAATTTCGGCTTTAAAACTAGCTCTCGTTCATGTCCTGGTTAAAGAGAGGCAAAAATGAGCTAGTCTACTAATAATATCATTGATGTTGAAAGACGAGTAAGAATGAAATAAAATCCCCAGAACAAATACATAACGTCTCTCATTCGTACTCATAGGAACGGATAACATTTGTCTTCCCTTTGCTAAACGACAAGCGCTTGGCGTATCTTACTACACAGATAGTAATTTGCTCGACGAAGAAGCGTCTGAATAAATTGATTACTCGGGCCCGATCCCTTTTATTAGCAAAGCCAAAACGGGAATTATTTTATCATGGACTTTGTATACCACATTCAAGAGATCACGGTTTGGATGAAATCTTGacgtaaaaacaaacaagatcCCTCCAGAAAAAATATTACGAAATATTAAAGTTCCTGCGATGGCTGCTTTTTTAGGCAGcgaaaaataatttgatattttcaacagctctccaaGTTAGTAATATGGCTGTTTTCTCCGTAACTTCCTGCCTTTCGCCGTCATTTCTACAAAGATCTTTTATTATAGTACAGTAGTGAAAGTCGTTGTTCTTGTTGGGGAAAGAATATGTAATAAATAGGAAAATAAACTCACCAGCGTTGCCTAAAGCCTTGTAAAATCGGTATTCTAAGTGGAGCTGAGGAGCTCGGGATTTCATGGGCTCCTAAAAACGAAATATTGTTAAGAAATGCAAGGATTTCGAAAAGCATATACATAAAATAAGGCAGACGTGCGAGCCATCAACAGTCAGACCGCCCGACCACTCACCAACTTGATCGCTACATGTTCGTTGTTGTAGAGATTTTTTCCTGATGATAAATCAAGAAATTACAGCGTCAGGTTAACACTTTATCTGTTACTTTCATAGCGAAACTCCGGGAATTACCGGAGCAAGAGGAGCTCTAACCAAATAGTCCTCTTATGAAGAACACCGAGGGCGCGATGGGAAACTTTGTGCAACTCACCTAGCCGAAGTTCACCGAAGTTCCCGCATCCAATTTTCTTCCCGACACGAAAATTTGGCCCTACCATCATCACTCCGGACCCCGAAGAGTTACTGCTGTTTCTTGGAGAGTGGACACCAGACCTACTTGGCCTAGAAACCTTTCTCTCACGGTCTCTTTCACTCTCTCGCTCGCGTTTTGACTGCATTTTCCAAACACCGGCGAGTGGTTTTAGGAGTTTATACAGGGCAATAAGGCGTCTCGAAACCAGCTGAGATATTTCCCCATAGCCCGATTTTCACCATAATTTCGAATCCGACAAAAAGCTTCGTTATCAACTTATTCTCTGATAAGACTGGAGATCCATAAGAAAGGCGAGTTTTCGGGTAAAATAGCTTCTAAATAGGGCAGTTCGCTCCAGTTTTCCAAAATCCGAAATCGGTAAACTTGAGCACGCAAGACAGCAAGCCCAGAATTCTGCGCGACGCTACTCAATACCAGTCCCTACCGGTGGGCGTTGTCCCCTAGCAACGCGTCACGTGTACTACAAACCcgataaaaacaataataaaagacaccatcacaggtagcccaagttTTCTATTTGCGCATATTAATCGACCATTAATCTTACCGTAAACATTgtacgaaaaacaaaaataggtaAATATAAAACATAACTCTCTGAAAGTACAAATGTAGTTCCCAGTGATTTTTATAGATAATAGATGATAATATGGTATTGTTCCTGCTGAAAAGTATTCTTGTCCCAAAAAAATAGATTGCACGCAGTGGACATTACATTGGGTTACCTGTATTACTCGGTCCAGGCTTCTGAACGAGGCGTAATTCCAATATGGCTACCAATGCATCGGCAGGGGAGTGAAAAGTTATCCCAGGGAAAATACGTGACATGTCCAATACTAACGATCCTAGTTTCGGAGCATCGAGAATCGACAATGACGTCAACAGCCAGTCCAACAGGAATTTGGCTTTGGATGTATACGGTAAACaccatatttaaaaaagataaTCTCGCATGAGATTTGTTCAAGATTTCTTTTTGACAGAGTCAACTGTACTTATTTGGTGTGGATGTATTAACTTATAAGAGCGGGTTTCCCCACTTTTCGTTTTCTTTGGtgctttttttataacaatttCTGTCTTAATTTTTCAGACCTTATCAAGGATATAAAGGTGAAggttttttatcaaaataacTTATCATGAttcataaaaacaataataatatcgactaataattattataaatgtaTCATAACCCTATCAGTATTATTATACTTCTCATCAATATGATGCAAAATCATCATAaccaaccaccaccatcattattatcatcgtcatcataatcatcaataTTGTCATATTATCGACATCAGTTTCAGCAttgcatcaccatcatcatctgtGGAAATGCATATTACAAAGGCATTTATAAACGAATCTCCCAATTACTTTTCCTTGATTCTCCCTTTTACAATAAATTACCTATTATTCATTTTCATGCttcacttttctcatgttaggACCCTGAAAAACCACAAACTCTTGAGGATTTAAAGGTGGTTTACGAAAGCTGTGTTGAGGTGCAGAAGGTGGCAAGGCAGGATCACATTACAATAACATTCACACCAACTGTTCCACACTGCTCTCTGGCAACTCTGATTGGTATGTTTGAACCATCGTTTTACCCATTTCCTCTTGAGAAAATTCACTTGAGCAGCAAAAGAACAACACATAtgcttgtgggtatttctcaTGGCTGGTACAGGCCAGTTAAGGGGGCAATGAGTTAAGACTAATTGAcacagtaaaaaaaagttaccAACTGGCATGCTGGATAGTTATATAAGCTATTAAACCCTATGCAAATACGATTTCTATACCAGCAGCAAACAAGATCTGGAATTGTGATTAGTTTCAATCCATCGTATGATCAAACAATGCAACAAAAGTTATAGTTTATAAATTATATAAGGTTTTGAATATTCAACACAATATAGGAAACAACCTCGTGTGCAAGTCAGACCTACAAAGTTAAATATCAATTATTACTGAattaatttaaattttgtattttattttatatataggTCTCTGTATCAGAGTTAAACTAGAGAAGTCACTTCCAGAAAAGTTTAAGGTCAGTTCTGGTTTTAAATTCCACCACAGATAAAAAGTATCCCTGTATTTATACCCCAAATTTACTCATATTTCAGCTTGATATATATTTGAAGAAAGGGACACACTCCACTGAAAACGAAAGTAGGTATATAGATTACAGGTGCAGGTACCTACCCAGGGGGTGCACTAAACAGATTTGAATACACTTCGAGTTCTAACAAAGATCAGTTATCCTTCTATTTGCTTTTCTTATTGAAATGAATATCTACTCCCTTTCTCCATTCTCCCATTCTTGTTTTGTTACTATGCTTTTCTGCATTTTATGTTCGTATCTCGTGATGGTAATTTTACTTAATTTTTTATCTCCTTAACTGATCGGCTTGGCCATGATTAGTCCCAGACTACCTGCGAATCAGTGACTGTATTTAAAGTtataaaatgaaatataataaatttGACTTGACTTGTATCCCCTTGGCTGCCAAAAAAATAGGTAATTTCGTATTGAAATACTATCTTTATTTCCATATGAGGCATGCCTTTGTTACACCATCATAGAAGTGCCTTTCAATCAAATAGTCTTTAATGGGCACTCTCATGCTTGTTCTAAGaaagtttaataaaatattaaaaagtgAGTAACAGAAAATTGTAAAATCTTCTTGATTACTTTGCCCAATcgtaataaatagaaatgaaCAAATTCtctttaaaagaaattttatGGAAAGGATTTTAGTTGGTTTATTTATGCAATTTTAAGGTTTTAGTAAAGGTACAGCAAGTTCCAAAACCTTAAAGTACAATTttcaatccatttccatctgctTGATGTGAGGCGTTCAGACCAGAATATTGTATTTATCTGAAAGATCAAAGGTTATTTACAAGTAATAAACCTGGATagttattttcattattcCGCATGTTTTTAACTGTTTTTTAGATTGACACTAATATCTGAAATGACACTAATATCACACTTCACGGTGATAGTGCCCCATAAACAGCCATTTTGTCATACAAGCAAAGTAACAAGTGTAAAAAAGAATCCATATCCATTCcaattgaatttggtaaataaatgtatcaaactttgtttttagatgtttaTTCCTAGTTTTTATCACATTGCTTACCTTCAAATATtgcctgaaaacaataacaaatgtgtggctgacaagggctctATAAGTGTTTTTGATTGATGAAGCCAAAATACATAACACTGATGTTGTTCTATGTCTACATTCCAGTCAATAAGCAAATCAATGACAAGGAGAGGATAGCAGCTGCCATGGAAAATCCCAACTTGAGAAAAATTGTTGAAAATTGTATAGATGAAGACAATGGTTATGATTGATGCcaaattttaaatatattttaatatatttccTTTAGCCCACATTTATCCACCTACTTGCAAAAACATAATTCAATCTTGAAAAAGTATCTTGAAAAAAATCTCGCATTTATCACACATTTATCACATTTAGAATCCTATTACTTGTATATTAAGAATGTCCCATCAGGGGGTTAGAAACAGGAAGATGCTATCCACGTTTTGACTGGGAATTGAACCTGTTCCAGCAGAGGTGAGAGACCCCTGAGGTGCTTGGGCAACCAGTGTTACCTATGAAACCTTACACATCTTTATATGTAAATAATACTTGTTTTGTATTACAAAAATGATAAGAtcgaatgaaaaaaaatgtctccAGCCAGTTTTGTTGTTCTTATTAGCTTTCCTGTGTACCCTGGTATATCATCGAGAACCATGTCCAGCCCAAAATTTCCAGttcttttgtttcatttttacAAAAGAGAGAGGTCTTCTTTCTAAGATGAAATGTTTTGACCCCTCTTATCTACCTACAATGTCCTCTACAGCCTCCAAAAATACCAGGCTATGTGCTATACCAAGATTATGGCAATATTAAAGTAAACTTGATATGAAAACATTCAAAATAATGAATTTAACTCTAAAAGTAAGTTACATCGAGACAGAGTCCCATGCGGGTTGGTGCCCTTAGGGTGTATTACTAGCCATTTTTTTTGAGACTATAAAATAATTCTGTGTCATATGCAAAGGTTGGTGTGAGATTCCATGTACACATACATTTGATATTATTTGTATTGATAAGATGGttgaaaaatatgttttttgaGAAATCTTTGATAATATTTATGATGCATGCAGCCAGAAGTTGCAGATTAAAAAAGatgcaaaataaagaacaGCTTAGTATAACCAAGAGGGAGGGGTCCTTGAATGTATTTGAACACAGGTCCCCCAACCTAATGTGTTGTCTCATTCACTGTAAAAATATGGTGTGTTACTTCAATCGCTCAATATTGCCCCAAATGGATTGAAAGTTTACAGGGATTTAAATAACAAATCCACAAACTGGTTAGAAAAGTTTGAAggttttttattaaatttttttaatcccaattttttttttttattgtaatgcACCATATATTTACAGTGAATGAGATACTTAAATACAACACATTAGCTTGGGGGACCTGTGATTTGAGTCCTCTCTCTTTATGGAcaaaagaagaacaaaaactgACCCTTATTGTTGTCAAATGCCCTcaacccctctccccccccccccccccccccagccagAAATTGcagattaaaaaaagattaaaaaacaGCTTGGTATAAGCAAGAGGGAGGGGTCCTTGAATGCATTTGAGTCCTCTATTTTtggacaaaaaaacaaaaactgcccctcattgttttcaaaagccctccccctccccccccccccccccacccatccCCCACGATTTCCTCCTTTGGCCCCTATTGCGAGCCCGTCATAGGAATCCAAACGCAGCGGTAGCACCCATGacgagccaatcagagcacgCCTTACAGTTGGTGtcaaaatcaaaatggcggagCTTTGATATCCAACGATTACCGTTTACTTA
Protein-coding regions in this window:
- the LOC5505631 gene encoding cytosolic iron-sulfur assembly component 2A, with protein sequence MSNTNDPSFGASRIDNDVNSQSNRNLALDVYDLIKDIKDPEKPQTLEDLKVVYESCVEVQKVARQDHITITFTPTVPHCSLATLIGLCIRVKLEKSLPEKFKLDIYLKKGTHSTENEINKQINDKERIAAAMENPNLRKIVENCIDEDNGYD